A window of Spartinivicinus poritis contains these coding sequences:
- a CDS encoding HigA family addiction module antitoxin: MAIQQHNPIHPGEFIKRVYLDEFDIGSNELARHLHVSSSIISRLLNGKSDVSPAMALKLSKVLGRSPESWLQMQDNYNLWQARKLVNLDEFTPFDFSSKAVGNDAINHV; encoded by the coding sequence ATGGCTATTCAACAACATAATCCTATCCACCCTGGTGAATTTATTAAAAGGGTGTATCTAGACGAATTTGATATTGGTTCTAATGAATTAGCCAGACATCTTCATGTCAGCTCAAGCATCATCAGTCGTCTACTAAATGGAAAGTCTGATGTTTCCCCTGCAATGGCTCTGAAACTATCTAAAGTGCTTGGCCGGTCACCTGAAAGCTGGCTGCAAATGCAAGATAATTACAACTTATGGCAAGCCAGGAAATTAGTTAATCTAGACGAATTTACACCTTTTGACTTCTCTTCAAAAGCGGTGGGCAATGACGCCATTAATCATGTGTAA
- a CDS encoding protein kinase, with protein MVKRFRRMAESDISIIVRDLDRWAMGQLGSKLTWAILEERFGFSRQSLQAKPEIKAGYDNAKRALSGGLVKTKEQATKENEELVVEIERLKTEIEAFKRKEVLWMQRWQRIAFHIRQKGIQVSSVDKPTLPSADLPSNTESAQILRPFDKDIPASGRV; from the coding sequence ATGGTTAAGCGGTTCAGACGTATGGCTGAAAGTGACATTTCCATTATTGTTAGAGATCTGGATCGATGGGCCATGGGGCAGTTAGGCTCAAAACTCACCTGGGCTATTTTAGAGGAGCGCTTTGGTTTTAGCCGACAGTCGTTACAGGCAAAACCTGAAATTAAGGCAGGTTATGATAATGCTAAGAGGGCTTTATCAGGTGGACTGGTTAAAACTAAAGAACAGGCGACTAAAGAAAATGAAGAGCTGGTTGTTGAAATTGAGCGGTTGAAGACTGAAATTGAAGCTTTCAAGCGAAAGGAAGTGCTCTGGATGCAGCGCTGGCAGAGAATAGCATTTCATATTAGGCAAAAAGGCATTCAAGTTTCTAGCGTAGATAAGCCAACACTGCCTAGTGCTGACCTGCCTTCTAATACAGAGTCAGCTCAGATTCTTAGGCCTTTTGATAAGGATATTCCAGCATCAGGGAGAGTATAA
- a CDS encoding aminoacyl-tRNA hydrolase, with amino-acid sequence MDTPKAYFVIRSDLELNPAKLAVQIGHGTDMIWQHQIIDQASFNAWLDSKQGDRRKIVLEVKSLEKLTSLKEKLVNNGFYCYDIVDSGYNFVEANTHTGIVIFPTAANTNTIKRLRVYK; translated from the coding sequence ATGGATACCCCAAAAGCTTATTTTGTTATACGAAGTGATTTAGAACTTAATCCAGCCAAGCTTGCTGTGCAGATAGGTCATGGTACAGACATGATATGGCAACACCAAATTATTGATCAAGCTTCATTCAATGCATGGCTTGATTCCAAGCAGGGTGATAGACGAAAAATTGTGTTAGAAGTTAAATCACTCGAGAAATTGACCAGCTTAAAGGAAAAGTTAGTAAACAACGGCTTCTACTGCTATGACATTGTTGATTCAGGGTATAACTTTGTAGAAGCTAACACCCATACGGGCATAGTAATTTTCCCAACTGCTGCTAATACTAATACAATTAAACGACTGAGAGTTTATAAATAA